In Patagioenas fasciata isolate bPatFas1 chromosome 11, bPatFas1.hap1, whole genome shotgun sequence, the following proteins share a genomic window:
- the LOC136106427 gene encoding olfactory receptor 14J1-like — protein sequence MSNSSSSQFLLLPFADTRELQLLHFCLFLGIYLAALLGNGLIITTIAWDQHLHTPMYFFLLNLALLDLGFISTTVPKSMVISLCDTRAISYTGCAAQVFFFFFYATGECSLLTIMSYDRYVAICKPLHYGTLLGSRACVHMAAAAWATGVLNALLHTANTFSLPLCKGNALDQFFCEIPQILKLSCSRSYLKEVRLLVLSISVVFGCFVFIVLSYVQIFRAVLRIPSEQGWHKAFSTCLPHLAVVSLFVSTGMFAHLKPPSISSPSLDLVVSVLYSLVPPAVNPLIYSMRNQELKESIRKLLIVCFSKAVTN from the coding sequence atgtccaacagcagttcctcccagttcctcctcctgccgttcgcagacacacgggagctgcagctcttgcacttctgtctcttcctgggcatctacctggctgccctcctgggcaacggcctcatcatcaccaccatagcctgggaccagcacctccacacccccatgtacttcttcctgctcaacctcgccctcctggaccttggcttcatctccaccactgtccccaagtccatggtcatttccctctgcgacaccagggccatctcctacacaggatgtgctgcacaggtcttttttttctttttctatgctacaggagaatgttctctcctcaccatcatgtcctatgaccgctacgttgccatctgcaaacccctgcactacgggaccctcctgggcagcagagcttgtgtccacatggcagcagctgcctgggccactggggttctcaatgctctgctgcacacggccaatacattttcactgcccctgtgcaagggcaatgccctggaccagttcttctgtgaaatcccccagatcctcaagctctcctgctcacgctCCTACCTCAAGGAAGTCAGGCTTCTTGTGCTTAGTATATCAGtagtatttgggtgttttgtgttcattgtgctgtcctatgtgcagatcttcagggccgtgctgaggatcccctctgagcagggatggcacaaagccttttccacctgcctccctcacctggccgtggtctccctgtttgtcagcactggcatgtttgcccacctgaagcccccctccatctcctccccatccctggatctggtggtttctgttttgtactcactggtgcctccagcagtgaaccccctcatctacagcatgaggaaccaggagctcaaggagtctataaggaaactgttgattgtttgcttttcaaaagcagtaacaaaCTGA
- the LOC136106314 gene encoding olfactory receptor 14J1-like produces MSYDLYIAICKPLHYGTLLGSRACVHMAAAAWATGFLNALLHTANTFSLPLCKGNALDQFFCEIPQILKLSCSQSYLRELGLMVVSICLAFGCFVFIVVSYVQIFRAVLRIPSEQGRHKAFSTCLPHLAMVSLFVSTGMFAYLKPPSISSPSLDLVVSVLYLLIPPTLNPLIYSMRNTELKDALRKLMRIHAWNVDS; encoded by the exons atgtcctacgacctctacattgccatctgcaaacccctgcactacgggaccctcctgggcagcagagcttgtgtccacatggcagcagctgcctgggccactgggtttctcaatgctctgctgcacacggccaatacattttcactgccactgtgcaagggcaatgccctggaccagttcttctgtgaaatcccccagatcctcaagctctcctgctcacaatcctacctcagggaactggggcttatggtGGTCAgtatctgtttagcatttggctgttttgtgttcatcgtggtgtcctatgtgcagatcttcagggctgtgctgaggatcccctctgagcagggacggcacaaagccttttccacctgcctccctcacctggccatggtctccctgtttgtcagcactggcatgtttgcctacctgaagcccccctccatctcttccccatccttggacctggtggtgtctgttctgtacttgctgatacctccaacattgaaccccctcatatacagcatgaggaacacagagctcaaggatgccctgaggaaactgatg cgtatCCATGCTTGgaacgtggattcgtga